Proteins encoded within one genomic window of Jiangella mangrovi:
- a CDS encoding sensor histidine kinase, with protein sequence MSDEATRPRVTWRQIGRDLGYLVPGMPIAVFSFALMITGFFLGVGLIVLAFVGLIILAATLLTGRWFARVERGRVGLMERRSVGPVYYQPPRERGLSRVLEILRDRQTWRDWLYNVLILPVRVFTWSVTIIWLGFAIGLSPLILLSWAIAGGGGFRGLPLAMAHILRGVAALESSLAWGLLTNETAALRARTEELSRSRQSVVAAEAEMLRRVERDIHDGPQQRLVRLTMDLESAQRRFDDDPQAARPLVEEAVLQTKEALAELRAVSRGIAPPILTDRGLPAALAAATARCPVPTTLDVDLLDGERLPAAVENAAYFVVTESLTNVAKHSDASSCAVSVLRVEDVLHVQVTDDGRGGAHLGKGHGLAGLADRLAGVDGRLDVASPPGAGTTVSASLPLVD encoded by the coding sequence ATGAGCGACGAGGCGACCCGGCCGCGGGTGACCTGGCGCCAGATCGGCCGCGACCTCGGCTATCTCGTGCCGGGCATGCCCATTGCGGTGTTCTCCTTCGCGCTGATGATCACCGGGTTCTTCCTGGGCGTCGGGCTGATCGTGCTGGCGTTCGTCGGGCTGATCATCCTGGCCGCGACGCTGCTCACCGGCCGCTGGTTCGCCCGGGTCGAGCGGGGCCGGGTCGGCCTCATGGAACGGCGCTCCGTGGGGCCGGTGTACTACCAGCCGCCCCGCGAGCGAGGACTGTCGCGCGTGCTCGAGATCCTGCGCGACCGGCAGACCTGGCGCGACTGGCTGTACAACGTGCTGATCCTCCCGGTCCGGGTGTTCACCTGGTCGGTGACGATCATCTGGCTCGGTTTCGCGATCGGGCTGTCGCCGCTGATCCTGCTGTCCTGGGCCATCGCCGGCGGCGGCGGGTTCCGCGGACTGCCGCTGGCCATGGCGCACATCCTGCGCGGGGTCGCCGCCCTGGAGTCGTCGCTGGCGTGGGGGCTGCTGACCAACGAGACCGCCGCCCTGCGCGCCCGCACCGAGGAGCTGAGCCGCAGCCGCCAGTCCGTCGTCGCCGCCGAGGCCGAGATGCTCCGCCGCGTCGAGCGCGACATCCACGACGGCCCGCAGCAGCGTCTGGTTCGGCTCACGATGGACCTCGAGTCCGCCCAGCGCCGCTTCGACGACGACCCGCAGGCCGCCCGGCCCCTGGTCGAGGAGGCCGTGCTGCAGACCAAGGAGGCCCTGGCCGAGCTGCGCGCGGTGTCGCGCGGCATCGCACCTCCCATCTTGACGGACCGTGGGCTGCCGGCCGCGTTGGCTGCGGCGACGGCGCGCTGCCCCGTCCCGACGACCCTGGACGTCGACCTGCTCGACGGCGAGCGGCTGCCGGCGGCGGTCGAGAACGCGGCATACTTCGTGGTGACGGAGTCGCTGACGAACGTGGCCAAGCACTCCGACGCATCGTCGTGCGCGGTGTCCGTGCTGCGGGTCGAGGACGTCCTGCACGTCCAGGTGACGGACGACGGCCGGGGTGGGGCTCACCTCGGCAAGGGCCACGGCTTGGCCGGCCTGGCTGACCGGTTGGCCGGTGTCGACGGCCGGTTGGATGTCGCCTCGCCCCCCGGAGCCGGGACGACGGTGTCCGCTTCGTTGCCGCTGGTGGACTGA
- a CDS encoding sensor histidine kinase yields the protein MNTQITDRPSAGWRQVPRDLAYLLPGLPIAIASFTIMVTGFSLGAGLFVLAFLGLVVWIAMLGIARGFAVAERARVAVMEDRPVGPAYHRPASGKGLGRLFSYLRDPLAWREWGFGILILPIRCFTWSMTIAWTAGAFGGVTYALWEWALPRGDEAENQTLAELIGLGEGRLPDVLLNTAFGVVLLATLPYVLRAMAVTESSLVWGMLTNENAALRARADELSRSRQAVVQAEADTLRRVERDIHDGPQQRLVRLSMDLESAQRRFDDDPSAARPLLEGAVTQTKEALAELRAVSRGIAPPILTDRGLPAALAAATARCPVPTTLDVGADLAERLPSAIENAAYFVVTESLTNVAKHSDASSCAVSVVRVGDVLHVQVADDGRGGAHLGKGHGLAGLADRLAGVDGRLDVASPPAGGTVVTAELPIPAASTAR from the coding sequence ATGAACACGCAGATCACCGACCGGCCGAGCGCCGGCTGGCGGCAGGTCCCCCGCGACCTCGCGTACCTGCTGCCCGGACTGCCCATCGCCATCGCCTCGTTCACGATCATGGTGACCGGGTTCTCCCTCGGCGCCGGGCTGTTCGTCCTCGCGTTCCTCGGCCTCGTCGTGTGGATCGCCATGCTGGGCATCGCCCGCGGGTTCGCCGTCGCCGAGCGTGCGCGTGTCGCCGTCATGGAAGACCGCCCCGTCGGTCCCGCCTACCACCGTCCGGCCTCCGGCAAGGGCCTGGGCCGGCTCTTCAGCTACCTGCGCGACCCGCTCGCCTGGCGCGAGTGGGGCTTCGGCATCCTCATCCTGCCGATCCGCTGCTTCACCTGGTCCATGACCATCGCGTGGACGGCGGGCGCGTTCGGCGGCGTCACGTACGCCCTGTGGGAGTGGGCCCTGCCGCGCGGCGACGAAGCCGAGAACCAGACCCTGGCCGAGCTGATCGGCCTCGGCGAGGGCCGGCTCCCCGACGTCCTCCTCAACACCGCCTTCGGCGTCGTCCTCCTCGCCACGCTCCCCTACGTGCTGCGGGCGATGGCGGTGACGGAGTCGTCGCTGGTCTGGGGCATGCTGACGAACGAGAACGCCGCTCTGCGGGCGCGGGCCGACGAGCTCAGCCGCAGCCGGCAGGCCGTCGTGCAGGCCGAGGCCGACACCCTGCGCCGGGTCGAGCGCGACATCCACGACGGGCCGCAGCAGCGCCTCGTCCGGCTCAGCATGGACCTCGAGTCGGCGCAGCGCCGCTTCGACGACGACCCGAGCGCGGCCCGGCCGCTGCTCGAGGGCGCCGTCACGCAGACCAAGGAGGCGCTGGCCGAGCTGCGCGCCGTCTCCCGCGGCATCGCCCCGCCCATCCTCACCGACCGCGGGCTGCCGGCAGCGCTGGCGGCGGCGACGGCCCGCTGCCCGGTGCCGACCACGCTGGACGTGGGTGCGGACCTGGCCGAGCGGCTGCCGTCGGCCATCGAGAACGCCGCCTACTTCGTCGTCACCGAGTCGCTGACCAACGTGGCCAAGCACTCCGACGCGTCGTCCTGCGCGGTGTCCGTGGTGCGGGTCGGCGACGTCCTGCACGTCCAGGTCGCCGACGACGGCCGCGGCGGCGCGCACCTGGGCAAGGGCCACGGGCTGGCCGGCCTGGCCGACCGGCTCGCCGGTGTCGACGGGCGGCTCGACGTGGCCAGCCCGCCCGCCGGTGGCACCGTCGTCACCGCCGAACTGCCCATCCCGGCCGCGAGCACCGCGCGATGA
- the kdpF gene encoding K(+)-transporting ATPase subunit F, whose translation MTAENVVGLIVAVLLVGYLLAALLFPERF comes from the coding sequence GTGACCGCTGAGAACGTCGTCGGCCTGATCGTGGCCGTGCTGCTCGTCGGCTATCTGCTGGCCGCCCTGCTCTTCCCGGAGCGCTTCTGA
- a CDS encoding sensor histidine kinase, which yields MTRGRLRVYLGAAPGVGKTFDMLSEGHRRRSRGTDVVAGLVETHGRPHTEELLEGIEVVPRRPVVYRGTEFQEMDLEAILHRRPEVALIDELAHTNVPGSRNAKRWQDVDDLLAAGIDVITTVNIQHLESLNDVVASITGVTQRETIPDEVVRRADQIELVDMSPEALRRRLAHGNVYAAEKVDAALAHYFRVGNLTALRELALLWLADRVDDALEKYRVDEGIEAPWHTRERVVVALTGGPEGETLLRRAARIVGRGAGGELLAVHVSRSDGLTGAPPGALERQRALTETLGGEFHQVVGEDVAEAILEFARGVNAALIVVGVSRRPRWQLSLREGVGARVVRESGPIDVHVVTHERAGQGTLPQRSEVLSRNRRVLAWVCAVLGAVVLTGVLVWLREIHELPIDIMMFMALTVGVALLGGLWPAVTAAVFGSLLLNWFLTPPYYEWTIADPQNAFALVVFVLVAVGVASVVDLAARRTLQASRAGAEAETLSALAGSVLRGENTVLAILERLRERFGMESVTLLERHDTHELWTTVECAGGRPCASPEEGSSEVMISEHLALALRGPVLEAGDRRVLEAFAAQATVVLERERLRSQAAEARRLEEGDAIRTALLAAVSHDLRTPLATIKAGVTSLRQDEVSFDAADQAELLATVGSATDSLERLIDNLLDLSRLETDTVRPVLRPAALDEVVPRAVGGVPVGSVVLDVPETLPLLTTDAGLLERALANVVENAVRYSPDGVAVTVSAAVVRSDVEIRVVDRGPGVKEAEKGSMFRPFQRLGDGSSGVGGSVGLGLAVARGFVEALGGSLTADDTPGGGLTMVLRLPLGSSVGAS from the coding sequence ATGACGCGAGGACGTCTACGCGTCTACCTTGGTGCCGCGCCGGGTGTCGGCAAGACCTTCGACATGCTGTCCGAGGGCCACCGCCGGCGCTCGCGCGGCACCGACGTCGTGGCCGGGCTGGTCGAGACGCACGGCCGGCCGCACACCGAGGAGCTGCTCGAGGGCATCGAGGTCGTCCCGCGGCGTCCGGTCGTGTACCGCGGGACCGAGTTCCAGGAAATGGACCTCGAGGCGATCCTGCACCGGCGGCCCGAGGTGGCGCTGATCGACGAGCTGGCGCACACCAACGTGCCCGGCTCGCGCAACGCCAAGAGATGGCAGGACGTCGACGACCTGCTCGCCGCCGGCATCGACGTCATCACGACCGTCAACATCCAGCACCTGGAGTCGCTGAACGACGTCGTCGCCTCGATCACCGGCGTCACCCAGCGCGAGACCATCCCCGACGAGGTCGTCCGGCGGGCCGACCAGATCGAGCTGGTCGACATGTCGCCCGAGGCGCTGCGGCGGCGGCTCGCGCACGGCAACGTATACGCCGCGGAGAAGGTCGACGCCGCGCTGGCGCACTACTTCCGCGTCGGCAACCTGACGGCGCTGCGCGAGCTGGCGCTGCTCTGGCTGGCCGACCGGGTCGACGACGCGCTGGAGAAGTACCGCGTCGACGAGGGCATCGAGGCGCCCTGGCACACCCGCGAGCGGGTGGTCGTGGCGCTGACCGGCGGGCCCGAGGGCGAGACGCTGCTGCGCCGGGCCGCGCGGATCGTGGGGCGTGGGGCGGGGGGTGAGCTGCTTGCCGTCCACGTCTCCAGGAGCGACGGGCTGACGGGGGCGCCTCCGGGGGCGCTGGAGCGACAGCGGGCGCTGACCGAGACGCTCGGCGGCGAGTTCCACCAGGTCGTCGGCGAGGACGTCGCCGAGGCGATCCTCGAGTTCGCCCGGGGCGTCAACGCCGCGCTCATCGTCGTCGGTGTGAGCCGCCGTCCGCGCTGGCAGCTGTCGCTGCGCGAGGGCGTCGGCGCGCGCGTCGTCCGCGAGTCCGGGCCGATCGACGTCCACGTCGTCACCCACGAGCGGGCCGGTCAGGGCACGCTGCCGCAGCGGTCGGAGGTGCTGAGCCGGAACCGGCGCGTGCTGGCGTGGGTGTGCGCCGTGCTCGGGGCGGTCGTGCTGACCGGGGTGCTCGTGTGGCTGCGCGAGATCCACGAGCTGCCCATCGACATCATGATGTTCATGGCGCTGACGGTGGGCGTCGCGCTGCTCGGTGGGCTGTGGCCGGCCGTGACGGCGGCGGTCTTCGGCAGCCTGCTACTCAACTGGTTCCTCACGCCGCCGTACTACGAGTGGACCATCGCCGACCCGCAGAACGCGTTCGCGCTGGTGGTGTTCGTGCTGGTCGCGGTCGGGGTGGCGTCGGTGGTCGACCTGGCCGCGCGGCGGACGCTGCAGGCTTCCCGGGCCGGGGCTGAAGCCGAGACGCTGAGCGCGCTGGCCGGGTCGGTGCTGCGCGGCGAGAACACCGTCCTGGCGATCCTGGAGCGGCTGCGCGAGCGGTTCGGGATGGAGTCGGTGACGCTGCTGGAACGGCACGACACGCATGAGCTGTGGACGACGGTGGAGTGCGCGGGCGGGCGGCCGTGCGCCTCGCCGGAGGAGGGGTCGTCGGAGGTGATGATCTCGGAGCACCTGGCGCTGGCGCTGCGCGGGCCGGTGCTCGAGGCCGGTGACCGGCGGGTGCTCGAGGCGTTCGCCGCGCAGGCCACCGTCGTGCTGGAGCGGGAACGGCTGCGCTCGCAGGCGGCCGAGGCCAGGCGGCTGGAGGAGGGCGACGCGATCCGGACGGCGCTGCTGGCGGCGGTCTCGCACGACCTGCGCACCCCGCTGGCCACCATCAAGGCCGGGGTGACCAGCCTGCGCCAGGACGAGGTGTCCTTCGACGCGGCGGACCAGGCCGAACTGCTGGCGACGGTGGGGTCGGCGACCGACTCGCTGGAGCGGCTGATCGACAACCTGCTCGACCTGTCGCGGCTCGAGACCGACACCGTCCGGCCGGTGCTGCGGCCGGCGGCGTTGGACGAGGTGGTGCCGCGCGCTGTCGGTGGGGTGCCCGTCGGGTCCGTCGTGCTGGACGTGCCGGAGACGCTGCCGCTGCTCACGACCGACGCCGGCCTGCTGGAGCGGGCACTGGCCAACGTGGTCGAGAACGCCGTCCGCTACTCGCCCGACGGGGTGGCGGTGACGGTGTCCGCTGCGGTCGTGCGGTCCGACGTCGAGATCCGGGTGGTCGACCGTGGGCCCGGCGTGAAGGAGGCCGAGAAAGGGTCGATGTTCCGCCCGTTCCAGCGCCTGGGCGACGGCTCCTCCGGCGTGGGCGGGTCCGTCGGGCTGGGGCTGGCGGTGGCACGCGGCTTCGTGGAGGCGCTAGGTGGTTCCCTGACGGCGGACGACACTCCCGGCGGCGGACTGACGATGGTGCTGCGGCTGCCCTTGGGCTCGTCGGTCGGTGCGTCGTGA
- the kdpC gene encoding potassium-transporting ATPase subunit KdpC — translation MRQSWAGLRVLLLFTVILGIAYPLAVTGVSQVAFGDQADGSLVSRDGEVVGSSLIGQTFEGDEWFHSRPSAAGDGYDPLASSGSNLGPESADLLATVEERRAAVASENGVDPADVPPDAITASGSGLDPHISPAYAEIQVERVAEARGLSADAVAELVSEHTQGRILGILGGERVDVLELNLALEDLDAS, via the coding sequence ATGCGGCAGAGCTGGGCGGGGCTGCGTGTCCTGCTGCTGTTCACCGTCATCCTGGGCATCGCCTATCCGCTGGCCGTCACCGGCGTCTCGCAGGTGGCGTTCGGCGATCAGGCCGACGGCTCGCTGGTGTCGCGCGACGGCGAGGTCGTCGGGTCGTCCCTGATCGGGCAGACCTTCGAGGGCGACGAGTGGTTCCACTCGCGGCCCTCGGCGGCCGGCGACGGGTACGACCCGCTCGCCAGCTCAGGGTCGAACCTCGGCCCGGAGAGCGCCGACCTGCTGGCGACGGTGGAGGAGCGGCGGGCCGCGGTGGCGTCCGAGAACGGGGTGGATCCGGCCGATGTGCCGCCGGACGCGATCACCGCGTCGGGCAGCGGCCTGGACCCGCACATCTCCCCGGCGTACGCCGAGATCCAGGTCGAGCGCGTGGCCGAGGCCCGCGGACTCTCGGCTGACGCCGTCGCCGAGCTGGTGTCGGAGCACACGCAGGGCCGGATCCTCGGGATCCTGGGCGGGGAGCGGGTCGACGTGCTCGAGCTCAACCTCGCGCTGGAGGACCTGGACGCGTCATGA
- the kdpB gene encoding potassium-transporting ATPase subunit KdpB gives MSGLRSEPSERKETVTFVQAPAPEAAAPRVGAGLFDPRLLVSSLPDAVRKLDPRRMVKSPVMFVVEIGAAFTTVLAITDPSTFSWWITVWLWITVIFANLAEAVAEGRGRAQAATLRATKQETPARRLTDGVGSREEVVSSSDLRLGDFVVVEAGEVIPGDGDVVEGVASVDESAITGESAPVIRESGGDRSAVTGGTKVLSDRIVVKITAKPGESFVDRMIAMVEGAARQKTPNEIALNILLASLTIIFLLAVVTLQPFAGYSGELQSMVVLVALLVCLIPTTIGALLSAIGIAGMDRLVQRNVLAMSGRAVEAAGDVNVLLLDKTGTITFGNRQAVELLPVSGVEEPALADAAQLASLADQTPEGRSVVVLAKQKYGLRERHTGELPGATFVEFTAQTRMSGVDLADGHQVRKGAAGAVLAWVRDHGGRPDIAVDDVVDGVAAAGGTPLVVAELRSGEARILGVIHLADVVKTGMRERFDELRAMGIRTVMVTGDNPVTAKAIADQAGVDDFLAEAKPEDKMALIRREQAGGRLVAMTGDGTNDAPALAQADVGVAMNTGTSAAKEAGNMVDLDSDPTKLIEIVEIGKQLLITRGALTTFSIANDVAKYFAIIPAMFAAVYPQLDALNIMRLSTPESAILSAVIFNALIIVALIPLALRGVRYRPLSAASMLGRNALIYGLGGIIVPFIGIKLVDLIISAIPGIG, from the coding sequence ATGAGCGGGCTCAGATCCGAACCATCGGAAAGGAAAGAGACAGTGACGTTCGTCCAGGCCCCGGCCCCCGAGGCCGCCGCGCCCCGGGTCGGCGCCGGCCTGTTCGACCCCAGACTGCTGGTGTCGTCGCTGCCGGACGCGGTGCGCAAGCTCGACCCGCGGCGCATGGTGAAGTCGCCGGTCATGTTCGTGGTCGAGATCGGCGCGGCCTTCACGACCGTGCTGGCGATCACCGACCCGAGCACGTTCTCGTGGTGGATCACCGTCTGGCTGTGGATCACCGTGATCTTCGCCAACCTGGCCGAGGCCGTCGCCGAGGGGCGCGGCCGGGCCCAGGCCGCCACGCTGCGGGCGACGAAGCAGGAGACCCCGGCACGGCGCCTCACGGACGGCGTCGGCTCGCGCGAGGAGGTCGTCAGCAGTTCCGACCTTCGCCTCGGTGACTTCGTGGTCGTCGAGGCGGGCGAGGTCATCCCCGGCGATGGCGACGTCGTCGAGGGCGTGGCCAGCGTCGACGAGTCCGCCATCACGGGCGAGTCGGCGCCGGTCATCCGGGAGTCCGGCGGTGACCGCAGCGCCGTCACCGGCGGCACCAAGGTGCTGTCCGACCGCATCGTCGTGAAGATCACCGCGAAGCCGGGCGAGAGCTTCGTCGACCGGATGATCGCGATGGTCGAGGGGGCGGCGCGGCAGAAGACGCCGAACGAGATCGCGCTGAACATCCTGCTGGCGAGCCTGACGATCATCTTCCTGCTCGCCGTGGTGACGCTGCAGCCGTTCGCCGGGTACTCGGGCGAGCTGCAGTCGATGGTGGTGCTGGTGGCCCTGCTGGTCTGCCTCATCCCCACGACCATCGGCGCCCTGCTGTCGGCCATCGGCATCGCCGGCATGGACCGGCTGGTACAGCGCAACGTGCTGGCGATGTCCGGGCGCGCCGTCGAGGCCGCCGGCGACGTCAACGTGCTGCTGCTGGACAAAACCGGCACCATCACCTTCGGCAACCGGCAGGCCGTCGAGCTGCTGCCCGTCAGCGGTGTCGAGGAGCCGGCGCTCGCCGACGCCGCCCAGCTGGCCAGCCTGGCCGACCAGACGCCCGAGGGCCGCTCCGTCGTCGTCCTGGCCAAGCAGAAGTACGGGCTGCGCGAACGGCACACCGGCGAGCTGCCGGGCGCGACGTTCGTCGAGTTCACCGCGCAGACCCGGATGTCCGGCGTCGACCTCGCCGACGGTCACCAGGTGCGCAAGGGGGCGGCGGGCGCCGTCCTGGCCTGGGTTCGCGACCACGGCGGCCGGCCCGACATCGCGGTCGACGACGTGGTCGACGGCGTCGCCGCGGCCGGCGGGACCCCGCTGGTCGTCGCCGAGCTGCGCTCCGGTGAGGCCCGGATCCTGGGCGTCATCCACCTGGCCGACGTGGTCAAGACCGGCATGCGCGAGCGGTTCGACGAGCTGCGCGCCATGGGCATCCGCACCGTCATGGTCACCGGCGACAACCCCGTCACCGCGAAGGCCATCGCCGACCAGGCCGGCGTCGACGACTTCCTCGCCGAGGCCAAGCCCGAGGACAAGATGGCGCTGATCCGGCGCGAGCAGGCCGGCGGCCGGCTCGTCGCGATGACCGGCGACGGCACCAACGACGCGCCCGCGCTGGCCCAGGCCGACGTCGGCGTGGCGATGAACACGGGCACGTCGGCGGCCAAGGAAGCCGGCAACATGGTCGACCTCGACTCCGACCCGACGAAGCTCATCGAGATCGTCGAGATCGGCAAGCAACTGCTGATCACCCGGGGCGCGCTGACCACGTTCTCGATCGCCAACGACGTCGCGAAGTACTTCGCGATCATCCCGGCGATGTTCGCCGCGGTGTACCCGCAGTTGGATGCGTTGAACATCATGCGGCTGTCGACGCCGGAGTCGGCGATCCTGTCGGCCGTCATCTTCAACGCCCTGATCATCGTGGCGCTCATCCCCCTGGCGCTGCGCGGCGTGCGGTACCGGCCGCTGTCCGCGGCGTCCATGCTCGGGCGCAACGCGCTGATCTATGGGCTGGGCGGCATCATCGTGCCGTTCATCGGCATCAAACTCGTCGACCTGATCATTTCGGCGATTCCTGGAATCGGGTGA
- the kdpA gene encoding potassium-transporting ATPase subunit KdpA → MSATAAGLLQILLLLVLLAVVWKPLGDYMARVFTSTRHLAAERAFYRVARVDPEADQRWSTYLLSVLGFSAASVLFLYAMLRLQDRLPMSLGFTGLTPDLAFNTATSFTTNTNWQSYAGESTLGHTAQMAGLAVQNFVSAAVGLTIAIALIRGLTRRGTDRLGNFWVDLTRAVIRILLPIAFVFALVLVAGGVIQNFSSPEEISTLSGATQSIVGGPVASQEVIKELGTNGGGFFNANSSHPFENPNAFTNLIEIFLLLVIPVSLTRTYGVLVKDKRQGYAVLAAMAVLWGGALVAVTAAEVNHPGTVPQAVGASVEGKEVRFDVWASALFANSTTGTSTGAVNSMHASYTGAGGGMVMLNMMLGEVSPGGVGTGLYGMVVLAILAVFLAGLMVGRTPEYLGKKIGRYEITLVALNILAMPFALLIGAAIAASFDSTRASLLSDGPQGLSEILYAFASGANNNGSAFAGLSANVPYYNTALGLAMLIGRFVPIVLVLALAGSLARQTPTPVTAGTLPTHRPLFVGLHSATVVIVAGLTFFPALALAPIAVALT, encoded by the coding sequence ATGAGTGCCACCGCAGCGGGCCTGCTGCAGATCCTCCTTCTCCTCGTCCTGCTGGCTGTCGTGTGGAAGCCCCTGGGCGACTACATGGCGCGCGTGTTCACCTCGACGAGGCACCTCGCCGCCGAGCGCGCCTTCTACCGCGTCGCCCGGGTCGACCCGGAGGCCGACCAGCGCTGGAGCACCTACCTGCTCTCGGTGCTCGGCTTCTCCGCGGCGTCGGTCCTGTTCCTCTACGCGATGCTGCGGCTGCAGGACCGGCTGCCGATGTCGCTCGGCTTCACGGGCCTGACGCCGGACCTGGCGTTCAACACCGCGACCTCGTTCACCACGAACACGAACTGGCAGTCCTACGCCGGTGAGTCGACGCTGGGGCACACCGCGCAGATGGCCGGCCTCGCCGTCCAGAACTTCGTCTCCGCGGCCGTCGGCCTGACCATCGCCATCGCGCTGATCCGCGGCCTGACCCGTAGGGGCACCGACCGGCTGGGCAACTTCTGGGTCGACCTCACCCGAGCGGTCATCCGCATCCTGCTGCCGATCGCGTTCGTGTTCGCGCTCGTGCTGGTCGCGGGTGGCGTGATCCAGAACTTCTCCTCGCCCGAGGAGATCAGCACGCTGAGCGGCGCCACGCAGTCGATCGTCGGCGGCCCGGTGGCCTCGCAGGAGGTCATCAAGGAACTGGGCACCAACGGCGGCGGCTTCTTCAACGCCAACTCGTCGCACCCGTTCGAGAACCCGAACGCGTTCACCAACCTGATCGAGATCTTCCTGCTGCTGGTGATCCCGGTCTCGCTCACCCGCACCTACGGGGTCCTGGTGAAGGACAAGCGGCAGGGCTACGCGGTTCTCGCCGCCATGGCCGTGCTGTGGGGCGGCGCGCTGGTCGCCGTCACCGCCGCCGAAGTCAACCACCCCGGCACCGTGCCGCAGGCGGTCGGCGCATCCGTCGAGGGCAAGGAGGTCCGGTTCGACGTCTGGGCGTCCGCGCTGTTCGCGAACTCGACGACGGGGACGTCCACCGGCGCCGTCAACTCGATGCACGCCAGCTACACCGGCGCCGGCGGCGGCATGGTCATGCTCAACATGATGCTGGGCGAGGTCTCGCCCGGCGGCGTGGGCACCGGCCTCTACGGCATGGTCGTCCTGGCCATCCTCGCCGTCTTCCTGGCCGGCCTGATGGTCGGGCGCACGCCGGAGTACCTGGGCAAGAAGATCGGCCGGTACGAGATCACGCTCGTCGCGCTGAACATCCTCGCGATGCCGTTCGCGCTGCTCATCGGCGCGGCCATCGCGGCGTCGTTCGACTCCACCCGTGCCTCGCTGCTGAGCGACGGACCGCAGGGCCTGTCCGAGATCCTGTACGCGTTCGCGTCGGGCGCCAACAACAACGGCAGCGCCTTCGCGGGGCTGTCGGCCAACGTGCCGTACTACAACACCGCCCTCGGGCTGGCCATGCTCATCGGCCGGTTCGTCCCGATCGTGCTGGTGCTCGCGCTGGCCGGCTCGCTGGCCCGCCAGACGCCGACCCCGGTCACGGCCGGCACCCTGCCGACGCACCGGCCGCTGTTCGTCGGGCTGCACTCCGCGACGGTGGTCATCGTCGCCGGGCTGACGTTCTTCCCGGCGCTCGCGCTCGCTCCCATCGCGGTGGCGCTGACATGA
- a CDS encoding lysylphosphatidylglycerol synthase domain-containing protein produces MAIDEQTTTKARRSAFFGSTRRVVGLLAVIAGLVAVGLVVVPAALPNLATAMRSNPTVPFIVALFWVLATIAAITGKRAICTGYLSWTETATAHVGGTVANRIVPAGVGAAGVFAAALHRGGASNTAAAGVIALWAVAGGLAHAGGLLLGVAWLREGWSGLLTVLAVAAVIVVAVKLLAGWLSRRRAARSVGGLARFGAHPAVRTAPVASSLPAVVAPPSKWRRLVLTSRDVLASVRARPVLALAALTAQLAAATCLATGFALAAVGFGVPISIGVAMAAYLAGTALSAATPTPAGIGSAETALIGTLMLAGASLGEALPTVFLFRAVILIAPVAAAALMAAAWVCVRLLAAARARRRTARMPHPHLPALPALPVVLAIEPAAAPDAAAP; encoded by the coding sequence GTGGCGATCGACGAGCAGACCACCACGAAGGCCCGGCGGAGTGCGTTTTTCGGCAGCACTCGCCGGGTCGTCGGTCTGCTGGCAGTCATCGCCGGCCTCGTCGCCGTCGGGCTGGTCGTCGTGCCCGCGGCGCTGCCGAACCTGGCGACGGCGATGCGCAGCAACCCCACCGTGCCGTTCATCGTGGCGCTGTTCTGGGTGCTCGCGACGATCGCGGCCATCACCGGCAAGCGGGCCATCTGCACCGGCTACCTCTCGTGGACCGAGACGGCGACCGCTCACGTCGGCGGCACCGTCGCCAACCGCATCGTGCCGGCGGGGGTCGGCGCGGCCGGCGTCTTCGCGGCGGCCCTGCACCGCGGCGGCGCCTCCAACACGGCTGCCGCCGGGGTCATCGCGCTGTGGGCCGTGGCCGGCGGACTCGCCCACGCGGGCGGACTGCTGCTGGGGGTCGCCTGGCTGCGCGAGGGCTGGAGCGGCCTGCTGACAGTGCTCGCGGTGGCCGCGGTGATCGTCGTCGCGGTGAAGCTGCTGGCCGGCTGGCTGTCCCGTCGTCGCGCGGCCCGTTCGGTTGGGGGACTGGCGCGGTTCGGTGCTCACCCGGCGGTCCGGACGGCTCCGGTTGCTTCGTCGCTGCCCGCCGTGGTGGCGCCGCCGTCGAAGTGGCGCCGGCTGGTGCTGACGTCGCGCGACGTACTCGCCTCGGTCCGCGCCCGGCCGGTCCTGGCGCTCGCCGCCTTGACCGCCCAGCTGGCTGCCGCCACCTGCCTCGCGACCGGCTTCGCCCTCGCCGCCGTCGGCTTCGGCGTCCCCATCAGCATCGGCGTGGCCATGGCGGCCTACCTCGCCGGCACCGCCCTGTCGGCCGCCACCCCCACCCCCGCCGGCATCGGCTCGGCCGAGACCGCCCTCATCGGGACCCTGATGCTGGCCGGCGCCAGCCTCGGCGAAGCCCTCCCGACGGTGTTCCTCTTCCGCGCCGTCATCCTCATCGCCCCGGTCGCCGCTGCGGCGCTGATGGCGGCGGCCTGGGTGTGCGTCCGGCTGCTGGCCGCGGCTCGGGCTCGTCGGCGTACGGCGCGTATGCCGCACCCGCATCTGCCGGCGCTGCCCGCCCTGCCCGTGGTGTTGGCCATCGAGCCGGCGGCCGCGCCGGACGCTGCCGCGCCCTGA